A portion of the Malania oleifera isolate guangnan ecotype guangnan chromosome 3, ASM2987363v1, whole genome shotgun sequence genome contains these proteins:
- the LOC131150967 gene encoding protein STRICTOSIDINE SYNTHASE-LIKE 13 gives MEKKIPQLKDEAFLQQYPFLIVLALALGFVIMDPLQMGPVGGLDFRPVRHEVAPYKQVMDNWPRDNLSRLGLGNLEFVNEVFGPESLEFDVWGRGPYTGLADGRVVRWMGEKNGWETFAVVTHNWSEKLCAKGADSTTSKQWKVESLCGRPLGLRFNKENGDLYIADAYYGLLVVGPEGGIATPLATHVEGKPILFANDLDIHNNGSIFFTDTSKRYNRMNHFFILLEGEATGRLLRYDPHTTTTHVVMDGLVFPNGVQLSKDQTFLVFTETTNCRLSKYWLEGPRAGTVELVADLPGFPDNVRLNEKGQFWVAIDCCRTPAQEVLSRNPWMRSFYFRLPIPISFLARVMGMRMYTVISLFSESGEILEVLEDKKGVVMKLVSEVREEKGKLWIGTVAHNHIATLPYP, from the exons ATGGAGAAGAAAATCCCACAGCTCAAGGATGAAGCTTTTCTGCAGCAGTATCCATTTCTCATTGTTCTTGCTTTAGCACTGGGTTTCGTTATAATGGACCCATTGCAGATGGGTCCTGTGGGAGGCCTTGATTTCAGGCCTGTGAGACACGAAGTTGCGCCATACAAGCAAGTGATGGATAATTGGCCTAGGGACAACCTCAGCCGCCTAGGCCTCGGGAATCTGGAGTTTGTGAATGAAGTCTTCGGTCCTGAATCATTGGAGTTTGACGTTTGGGGACGGGGGCCTTACACTGGGTTAGCTGATGGGCGTGTTGTGAGGTGGATGGGCGAAAAGAATGGATGGGAAACGTTCGCAGTCGTAACGCATAATTG GTCGGAGAAGCTGTGTGCCAAAGGCGCAGACTCGACCACATCTAAGCAATGGAAGGTGGAGTCACTGTGTGGGCGTCCACTGGGCCTGAGGTTTAACAAAGAGAATGGAGATTTGTACATAGCCGACGCTTATTATGGCCTTCTGGTTGTTGGGCCCGAAGGAGGCATTGCCACTCCTTTAGCTACACATGTGGAAGGGAAGCCAATACTATTTGCAAATGACCTTGACATCCATAACAATGGGTCCATTTTCTTCACAGACACCAGCAAAAGATACAACAGAAT GAACCATTTTTTCATTCTGTTGGAAGGAGAGGCAACTGGTAGGCTTCTCAGATATGACCCTCATACTACAACAACTCATGTTGTGATGGATGGATTGGTCTTCCCAAATGGAGTACAACTATCCAAGGACCAAACCTTTCTCGTCTTCACCGAGACTACCAATTGCAG GCTAAGTAAGTACTGGCTAGAGGGTCCAAGAGCTGGAACAGTGGAACTTGTTGCAGACCTTCCGGGTTTCCCAGACAATGTAAGACTAAATGAGAAAGGCCAGTTCTGGGTAGCAATAGATTGTTGCCGAACTCCCGCGCAGGAAGTTCTTAGTCGCAATCCATGGATGAGGAGCTTCTACTTCCGGTTACCAATTCCAATAAGCTTCTTGGCCAGGGTAATGGGCATGAGGATGTACACAGTCATTTCTCTATTTAGTGAAAGTGGGGAGATATTGGAAGTCCTTGAAGACAAAAAAGGTGTAGTAATGAAGTTGGTTAGTGAAGTCAGAGAGGAAAAGGGGAAGCTGTGGATTGGAACTGTGGCACATAACCATATAGCCACCCTCCCTTATCCATAG